From Novosphingobium decolorationis, one genomic window encodes:
- the ccoO gene encoding cytochrome-c oxidase, cbb3-type subunit II codes for MTSMTERHKKLEKNITLLGVCAFGAVIVGGIVEIAPLFWIDNTIEKVEGMRPYTPLEQAGRDIYVREGCYVCHSQMIRPFRDEVERYGHYSLAAESMYDHPFQWGSKRTGPDLARVGLRYSDSWHVQHLTDPQSVVPESVMPKYGFLAENDLDVPDIAANLTALRHVGVPYTDKDIEMAMADLSAQADPMADAGDLEERYPKSQIRDFDGDPSRLTEMDALVAYLQMLGTLVDVNDAAAQEELASEKGR; via the coding sequence ATGACTTCCATGACCGAGCGCCACAAGAAGCTCGAAAAGAACATCACCCTGCTCGGCGTCTGCGCCTTTGGTGCGGTGATCGTGGGCGGCATCGTCGAGATCGCCCCGCTGTTCTGGATCGACAACACCATCGAGAAGGTGGAGGGGATGCGCCCCTACACCCCGCTCGAACAGGCCGGCCGCGACATCTACGTGCGCGAGGGGTGCTACGTGTGCCATAGCCAGATGATCCGTCCCTTCCGCGACGAGGTCGAGCGCTATGGCCACTACAGCCTCGCCGCCGAATCGATGTACGACCACCCGTTCCAGTGGGGCTCCAAGCGTACCGGGCCGGACCTGGCGCGCGTGGGCCTGCGCTACTCGGACAGCTGGCACGTCCAGCACCTCACCGACCCGCAGTCGGTGGTGCCCGAGAGCGTGATGCCCAAGTACGGGTTCCTCGCCGAGAACGACCTCGACGTCCCCGACATCGCGGCCAACCTCACCGCGCTGCGCCATGTCGGGGTGCCCTACACCGACAAGGACATCGAGATGGCCATGGCCGACCTGTCGGCCCAGGCCGACCCGATGGCCGACGCCGGCGACCTCGAGGAGCGCTATCCCAAGTCGCAGATCCGCGACTTCGACGGCGACCCTTCACGCCTGACCGAAATGGACGCGCTGGTCGCCTACCTGCAGATGCTGGGCACCCTCGTCGACGTCAACGACGCGGCGGCTCAGGAGGAACTCGCTTCGGAGAAGGGGCGATGA
- a CDS encoding cbb3-type cytochrome c oxidase subunit 3 has translation MNAHSTYETLRHIADSWGLLAMMLVFLVLVAWPFRPGHRARNEEAATMIFKDENDG, from the coding sequence ATGAACGCGCACTCCACTTACGAGACGCTGCGGCACATCGCCGACAGCTGGGGGCTCCTCGCCATGATGCTGGTCTTCCTCGTGCTCGTCGCCTGGCCTTTCCGGCCGGGCCACCGGGCCAGGAACGAGGAAGCTGCCACCATGATCTTCAAGGACGAGAACGATGGCTGA
- the ccoP gene encoding cytochrome-c oxidase, cbb3-type subunit III, translating into MADKRFDEATQTETVGHEWDGIEELNTPLPRWWLWTFYACIVFAIGYTVAYPAWPGISSATQGVLGWTSRGQLAKEMDEAAAARARTVASLADMPIEELPQHPELMRAAVAGGSAAFKVNCVQCHGAGAAGSKGYPNLNDDDWLWGGDLQTIETTLIYGIRQPGEEMTRQSMMPNFGSDGLLDAGQIRDVAGYVLSLSGKEKTSAATQRGAQVFADNCAVCHGENAKGNRDLGAPNLSDAIWLDGGSKAEVEAQIHHPHHGVMPAWGERLDPVTIKMLAAYVHSLGGGEEFAAPVADAAPEGEDIAEEAAETRE; encoded by the coding sequence ATGGCTGACAAGCGTTTTGACGAAGCCACGCAGACCGAGACCGTCGGCCACGAATGGGACGGGATCGAGGAACTGAACACGCCGCTGCCGCGCTGGTGGCTCTGGACCTTCTACGCCTGCATCGTCTTTGCGATCGGCTATACCGTGGCCTACCCGGCCTGGCCGGGGATCAGCTCGGCCACGCAGGGCGTCCTGGGCTGGACCAGCCGTGGGCAGCTCGCCAAGGAAATGGACGAGGCCGCCGCAGCGCGCGCCAGGACCGTCGCCTCGCTGGCCGACATGCCGATCGAGGAACTGCCCCAGCACCCCGAACTGATGCGCGCGGCGGTTGCGGGCGGCTCGGCGGCCTTCAAGGTCAACTGCGTGCAGTGCCACGGCGCGGGCGCAGCAGGTTCGAAGGGCTATCCCAACCTCAACGACGACGACTGGCTGTGGGGCGGTGACCTCCAGACCATCGAGACCACGCTCATCTACGGTATCCGCCAGCCGGGCGAAGAGATGACGCGCCAGTCGATGATGCCCAACTTCGGCAGCGACGGCCTGCTCGATGCTGGTCAGATCCGCGATGTGGCCGGCTATGTCCTCAGCCTCTCGGGCAAGGAGAAGACGAGCGCGGCCACCCAGCGCGGCGCGCAGGTCTTTGCCGACAACTGCGCGGTCTGCCACGGCGAGAACGCGAAGGGCAACCGGGATCTGGGTGCTCCCAACCTCTCGGACGCGATCTGGCTCGACGGGGGCAGCAAGGCCGAAGTCGAAGCGCAGATCCACCACCCGCATCACGGCGTGATGCCGGCCTGGGGCGAACGCCTCGATCCGGTCACGATCAAGATGCTGGCCGCCTACGTCCACTCGCTGGGCGGCGGCGAGGAGTTCGCGGCACCGGTGGCCGATGCGGCACCTGAAGGCGAGGATATCGCCGAAGAGGCCGCCGAGACACGCGAGTAA
- the ccoG gene encoding cytochrome c oxidase accessory protein CcoG, whose amino-acid sequence MNKPEPITPSAEAPVSLYAKHEPVFNRRIDGKFRRIKWAIMAACLAIYWVTPWLRWDRGPYAPDQAVLIDLEHRRFYMFGIEIWPQEFYFVAGLLIMAGIGLFLVTSAVGRAWCGYACPQTVWTDLFQHVDRLIDGDRNARFRLYKAPWGPAKIARRVFKWAIYLAISFATGGAWIFYFADAPTLHQEFWSGTAAPVAYGTVLVLTLTTFALGGFMREQVCIYMCPWPRIQTAMLDEKSLIVTYKEWRGEKRGSLKKAQKNPGEYGDCIDCNQCVAVCPTGIDIREGPQIGCITCALCIDACDRVMAETGRPRGLIDYATLEDAENEKKGHPPTRHAKLIWRPRTLVYFAVWAGIGLGLLFMLGTRVHTDVSVAKDRNPPYILMSDGSVRNGYTLRLHNMQNRPRDMVLGIEGLPGAVMWTEDMAREAASRTLTRTVAPDATQVVRVYVVAPEDTRDQDFAFTLEAQGEERESDTAKAQFDAPGDE is encoded by the coding sequence ATGAACAAGCCAGAACCGATCACCCCCAGCGCCGAGGCTCCGGTCTCGCTCTATGCCAAGCACGAGCCGGTCTTCAACCGGCGCATCGATGGCAAGTTTCGCCGCATCAAGTGGGCGATCATGGCGGCGTGCCTGGCGATCTACTGGGTGACCCCCTGGCTGCGCTGGGACCGCGGTCCCTATGCGCCCGACCAGGCGGTGCTGATCGACCTTGAACACCGCCGTTTCTACATGTTCGGCATCGAGATCTGGCCCCAGGAATTCTATTTCGTGGCGGGCCTCCTCATCATGGCGGGCATCGGCCTGTTCCTGGTGACGAGCGCGGTGGGCCGTGCGTGGTGCGGCTATGCCTGCCCGCAGACGGTCTGGACCGACCTGTTCCAGCACGTCGACCGCCTTATCGACGGGGACCGCAACGCGCGGTTTCGCCTCTACAAGGCCCCCTGGGGCCCGGCCAAGATCGCGCGGCGCGTGTTCAAGTGGGCGATCTATCTCGCGATCTCCTTCGCCACGGGCGGCGCGTGGATCTTCTACTTCGCCGATGCCCCCACGCTCCACCAGGAGTTCTGGAGCGGCACGGCCGCGCCCGTCGCCTACGGCACGGTGCTTGTCCTCACGCTCACCACCTTTGCGCTGGGCGGTTTCATGCGCGAGCAGGTGTGCATCTACATGTGCCCCTGGCCGCGCATCCAGACCGCGATGCTCGATGAGAAGAGCCTCATCGTCACCTACAAGGAGTGGCGCGGCGAGAAGCGCGGCAGCCTCAAGAAGGCGCAGAAGAACCCCGGCGAATACGGCGACTGCATCGACTGCAACCAGTGCGTGGCGGTCTGCCCGACCGGCATCGACATCCGCGAGGGGCCGCAGATCGGCTGCATCACCTGCGCGCTGTGCATCGATGCCTGCGACCGCGTCATGGCCGAGACCGGCCGCCCGCGCGGCCTCATCGACTACGCGACGCTGGAAGACGCGGAGAACGAGAAGAAGGGCCATCCGCCCACCCGGCACGCCAAGCTGATCTGGCGCCCGCGCACGCTCGTCTACTTCGCGGTCTGGGCGGGGATCGGACTGGGTCTGCTCTTCATGCTGGGCACGCGCGTCCACACCGATGTCTCGGTCGCCAAGGACCGCAACCCGCCCTATATTCTGATGAGCGATGGTTCGGTGCGCAACGGCTATACCCTGCGCCTGCACAACATGCAGAACCGCCCGCGCGACATGGTCCTTGGCATCGAGGGCCTGCCCGGGGCGGTGATGTGGACCGAGGACATGGCCCGTGAGGCCGCTTCGCGGACCCTGACGCGCACCGTCGCGCCCGATGCGACGCAGGTCGTGCGGGTCTATGTGGTGGCGCCAGAGGACACCCGCGACCAGGATTTCGCCTTCACCCTGGAAGCGCAGGGGGAAGAGCGTGAAAGCGATACCGCCAAGGCGCAGTTCGATGCGCCCGGAGATGAATGA
- a CDS encoding FixH family protein: MAKRPTRKPFTGKHMTLILVAGFTVIVGVNVFMATLASRTFGGIVVENSYVASQKFNTWLDEARREEALGWQVAVARRGDGRLQLELTGAPEDAQVLAEARHPLGHKPDQALTFTRGSDGTWASDAVLPEGRWTLRLRVETPEGAVWRTERAVL, from the coding sequence ATGGCGAAACGCCCCACGCGCAAGCCCTTTACCGGCAAGCACATGACCCTGATCCTGGTGGCCGGCTTCACGGTCATCGTAGGGGTCAACGTGTTCATGGCCACGCTGGCGAGCCGTACCTTTGGCGGCATTGTCGTCGAGAACTCCTACGTCGCCAGCCAGAAGTTCAACACCTGGCTCGACGAGGCCCGCCGCGAGGAAGCGCTGGGCTGGCAGGTCGCGGTTGCGCGGCGCGGCGATGGCCGCCTCCAGCTCGAGCTCACCGGCGCGCCCGAAGACGCGCAGGTTCTCGCCGAGGCGCGCCACCCGCTCGGCCACAAGCCCGACCAGGCGCTGACCTTCACGCGCGGGTCGGACGGGACCTGGGCCAGCGACGCCGTCCTGCCCGAAGGGCGCTGGACGCTGCGCCTGCGTGTCGAGACGCCCGAGGGCGCGGTCTGGCGGACAGAGCGGGCCGTGCTGTGA
- a CDS encoding heavy metal translocating P-type ATPase: MNAPVTDLVAPSPDTAATPEADFVDSRFTVPGMRCAGCIAKVERGLGAIAGVEAARVNFSAKRVAVHHAAAITDDDLIEALRKLGFEAERAAENPLARDDGEQRRLARALAVSGFGMMNIMLLSVSVWSGADAITRDMFHWISALIAVPVIAYAGRPFFASAAMALRYRRTNMDVPISIGVLLATGMSLYETLTGGPHAYFDGAVMLLFFLLAGRVLDAMMRSRARSGIAALLGRMGKGAQVLNPDGSTRYVAAEGLAPNMVMLVAAGESLAADGVIVEGRTRVDSSMLTGESDPRPVLEGETIHAGMINLGDPVRVKVTAAAQDTAIADIARLMDEAGQSRSRYVRIADRASRLYAPAVHSLAALSFLGWWLAGAGVYKSLLIAVAVLIITCPCALGLAVPAAQVVASGALMRRGLLIKDGSALERLAEVDQVLFDKTGTLTLGEPRPVDLDVLDAQGRSVALALAQASRHPLSRGLAKALRAAGTEPAVLDGVSEEAGQGMQARYQGRDVALLRPEFEVGGLAVDLLVDGSRTRLAFSDPLRPDVRETLAELSGQGVTAAIVSGDRETSVGAVAKDLGLFATHSMKPAGKLALLERLKGAGHFPLMVGDGLNDGPALAGAHVSIAPGGASDVSQQAADAVFVGERLMPVALALRVARRTMAIVRQNFAMAAIYNVFAVPLAIAGHVTPLVAAIAMSGSSLVVVGNSLRLARAAGRASEQA; this comes from the coding sequence GTGAACGCGCCCGTCACCGATCTCGTGGCGCCGTCCCCGGACACCGCCGCGACACCCGAGGCCGATTTCGTCGACAGCCGCTTCACGGTTCCGGGCATGCGCTGTGCGGGCTGCATCGCCAAGGTCGAGCGCGGGCTGGGCGCGATCGCAGGGGTGGAGGCTGCGCGCGTCAACTTCTCGGCCAAGCGCGTCGCCGTCCACCATGCCGCCGCGATCACCGACGATGACCTGATCGAGGCCCTGCGCAAGCTCGGCTTCGAGGCCGAACGCGCCGCCGAAAACCCGCTGGCGCGCGACGATGGCGAACAGCGCCGATTGGCGCGTGCGCTGGCTGTGTCCGGGTTTGGCATGATGAACATCATGCTGCTCTCGGTATCGGTCTGGTCGGGCGCGGACGCGATCACGCGCGACATGTTCCACTGGATCAGCGCGCTTATCGCGGTGCCGGTGATCGCCTATGCCGGGCGCCCCTTCTTCGCCTCGGCCGCGATGGCGCTGCGCTATCGGCGCACCAACATGGATGTGCCTATCAGCATCGGTGTGCTGCTCGCCACGGGCATGAGCCTCTATGAGACGCTGACCGGCGGCCCCCACGCCTATTTCGACGGCGCGGTGATGCTGCTCTTTTTCCTGCTCGCAGGGCGCGTTCTCGACGCGATGATGCGCAGCCGCGCGCGCTCGGGGATTGCCGCGCTGCTGGGCCGTATGGGCAAGGGCGCGCAAGTGCTGAACCCGGACGGCTCGACCCGCTACGTCGCGGCCGAGGGGTTGGCGCCCAACATGGTCATGCTGGTGGCCGCGGGCGAATCACTCGCCGCCGATGGCGTGATCGTGGAAGGGCGCACCCGCGTCGATTCCTCGATGCTGACGGGCGAGAGCGATCCCCGCCCCGTGCTGGAGGGCGAGACCATTCATGCCGGCATGATCAACCTGGGCGATCCGGTCCGGGTCAAGGTGACGGCGGCCGCGCAGGACACCGCGATTGCCGACATCGCGCGCCTCATGGACGAGGCCGGACAGTCGCGCTCGCGCTACGTGCGCATCGCCGACCGCGCCTCGCGCCTCTATGCGCCCGCCGTGCACAGCCTCGCCGCGCTCAGCTTCCTGGGCTGGTGGCTGGCGGGGGCAGGGGTCTACAAGTCGCTCCTCATCGCTGTCGCAGTGCTCATCATCACCTGCCCTTGCGCGCTGGGCCTCGCCGTGCCCGCGGCGCAGGTTGTCGCCTCGGGCGCGCTCATGCGCCGGGGCCTGCTCATCAAGGACGGTTCCGCGCTCGAACGTCTGGCCGAGGTGGATCAGGTGCTGTTCGACAAGACCGGTACGCTGACGCTGGGCGAACCGCGCCCGGTGGACCTGGACGTGCTCGATGCGCAAGGGCGCAGCGTGGCGCTCGCGCTGGCGCAGGCGAGCCGTCATCCGCTCAGCCGCGGGCTGGCCAAGGCGCTGCGTGCCGCAGGTACCGAGCCCGCCGTGCTCGACGGCGTCAGCGAGGAAGCCGGGCAGGGCATGCAGGCGCGCTACCAGGGCCGCGACGTCGCGTTGCTGCGCCCCGAATTCGAGGTGGGCGGACTTGCCGTTGACCTGCTTGTCGATGGCTCGCGTACACGCCTTGCCTTCTCCGATCCGCTGCGTCCCGATGTGCGCGAAACACTGGCAGAGCTTTCCGGGCAGGGCGTCACGGCGGCCATCGTTTCGGGCGACCGCGAAACCTCCGTTGGCGCCGTCGCCAAGGACCTTGGGCTGTTCGCCACCCATTCGATGAAGCCGGCCGGAAAGCTGGCGCTGCTCGAGCGGCTGAAGGGCGCAGGTCACTTCCCGCTGATGGTCGGCGATGGCCTCAACGACGGGCCGGCCCTTGCCGGTGCGCATGTCTCCATTGCGCCGGGCGGGGCCAGTGATGTCAGCCAGCAGGCGGCCGATGCGGTCTTCGTGGGCGAGCGCCTGATGCCGGTCGCGCTGGCGCTGCGCGTGGCGCGCCGGACCATGGCGATCGTGCGCCAGAACTTCGCGATGGCCGCGATCTACAACGTCTTTGCCGTGCCGCTTGCCATTGCGGGCCATGTGACCCCGCTCGTCGCCGCGATCGCGATGTCGGGCAGTTCGCTGGTCGTCGTGGGCAATTCGCTGCGTCTTGCCCGCGCGGCGGGCCGGGCAAGCGAGCAGGCGTAA
- the ccoS gene encoding cbb3-type cytochrome oxidase assembly protein CcoS — protein sequence MTILGFLIPLALIMGLVGLVGFFWAMKSGQFEDLDGAANRILIDEEDDSDDAAKG from the coding sequence ATGACGATCCTTGGCTTTCTGATTCCGCTCGCGCTCATCATGGGGCTCGTTGGCCTGGTCGGCTTCTTCTGGGCGATGAAGAGTGGCCAGTTCGAGGACCTCGACGGGGCGGCCAACCGCATCCTCATCGACGAGGAAGATGACAGCGACGACGCCGCGAAGGGGTGA
- the hemN gene encoding oxygen-independent coproporphyrinogen III oxidase translates to MWTYHPDLLAVPVPRYTSFPTAAEFGDEVGEGDFVQALADVRGDISLYVHIPFCEKICWYCGCNTSAANKAERVASYLDALNHEIGLVAERVPKGAKVSRIAFGGGSPNGISPIDFVRIVDTLIVHFGVTNPVMSIELDPRTLGSEWASVIGAIGIERASLGVQTFAPHLQEAIGRVQPTRMIENSTAMLRAAGITSLNFDLMYGLPGQTMADLDASLEQTVALGADRIALFGYAHVPHMIPRQRKIDASDLPDAQARFAMAAHGYSFLLDAGYVPVGFDHFALPGDGLAQAMLKGTLRRNFQGFTEDPSEVLLGLGASAISGFPGLLAQNEKNTGRYRMMLSQDRLPVNRGIARTAQDQHRGAVIEALLCRGRARIGETLRAEALPLLRPYLDADLCEIDGEDLVIRPGGVPYARSIAARFDPYRKDSLRRFSSAV, encoded by the coding sequence ATGTGGACATATCACCCCGATCTGCTGGCGGTCCCGGTACCGCGCTACACGAGCTTCCCGACCGCGGCCGAATTCGGCGACGAGGTGGGCGAAGGCGACTTCGTCCAGGCTCTCGCCGACGTGCGCGGGGACATATCGCTCTACGTGCACATTCCGTTCTGCGAGAAGATCTGCTGGTACTGCGGGTGCAACACGAGCGCGGCCAACAAGGCCGAACGCGTGGCAAGCTATCTCGACGCCCTCAACCACGAGATCGGCCTGGTCGCCGAGCGTGTGCCCAAGGGCGCAAAGGTCTCGCGCATCGCCTTTGGCGGGGGCAGTCCCAACGGCATCTCGCCCATCGACTTCGTGCGCATCGTCGACACGCTGATCGTGCATTTCGGGGTGACGAACCCGGTCATGTCGATCGAACTCGATCCGCGAACGCTGGGCTCGGAATGGGCCTCGGTGATCGGAGCCATTGGCATCGAGAGGGCGAGCCTTGGCGTGCAGACGTTCGCGCCGCACCTTCAGGAAGCCATCGGCCGCGTCCAGCCGACCCGCATGATCGAGAATTCGACCGCGATGCTCCGCGCGGCGGGGATCACCTCGCTGAACTTCGACCTGATGTACGGGCTTCCCGGACAGACCATGGCCGATCTTGACGCTTCGCTCGAACAGACCGTGGCTCTGGGCGCGGACCGTATCGCGCTGTTCGGATATGCCCACGTCCCGCACATGATCCCGCGCCAGCGCAAGATCGACGCCAGCGACCTGCCCGACGCCCAGGCGCGCTTCGCGATGGCCGCGCATGGCTATTCCTTCCTGCTCGATGCGGGCTACGTGCCGGTCGGTTTCGACCACTTTGCCCTGCCCGGCGACGGTCTTGCGCAGGCCATGTTGAAGGGCACCTTGCGGCGCAACTTCCAGGGCTTCACCGAGGACCCGTCCGAAGTGCTGCTGGGGCTGGGCGCTTCGGCGATCAGCGGCTTCCCGGGCCTGCTCGCCCAGAACGAGAAGAACACCGGGCGCTACCGCATGATGCTTTCGCAGGACCGGCTGCCGGTGAACCGGGGCATCGCGCGCACGGCGCAGGACCAGCACCGCGGCGCGGTGATCGAGGCGCTGCTGTGCCGGGGCCGCGCGCGGATTGGCGAGACCCTGCGCGCCGAGGCCTTGCCGCTGCTGCGCCCCTATCTCGATGCGGACCTGTGCGAGATCGATGGCGAGGATCTTGTCATCCGACCGGGCGGCGTGCCTTACGCGCGCTCGATCGCGGCGCGTTTCGATCCCTATCGCAAGGATTCGCTGCGGCGCTTCAGTTCCGCGGTTTGA
- a CDS encoding histidine kinase, translated as MGHDRFRPTPTPRERRLRQCARFALTDACGQPIEVMVRDISSRGLSAAALGTPPPAESVVRARLEDGQELWGLVRWREGNLFGVEFDTREGALKPRN; from the coding sequence ATGGGACATGACCGCTTTCGACCGACCCCGACCCCGCGCGAACGGCGGCTGCGCCAGTGCGCGCGCTTTGCGCTCACCGACGCCTGTGGCCAGCCGATCGAGGTAATGGTGCGCGACATATCCTCACGCGGGCTGAGCGCAGCCGCACTCGGCACACCGCCGCCCGCCGAGAGCGTCGTGCGCGCCCGGCTGGAGGACGGTCAGGAGCTGTGGGGCCTGGTGCGCTGGCGCGAGGGCAATCTCTTCGGGGTCGAGTTCGACACCCGCGAGGGCGCGCTCAAACCGCGGAACTGA
- a CDS encoding amino acid ABC transporter ATP-binding/permease protein yields the protein MSRPASSHPVELARPTAPVRRVLRLGTLSAVVAALSGLLLLGVSGWFLTGAAIAGASGLLAVQAFNYLIPSAAIRLLAILRTVSRYGERMLSHKAALTAMADLRSRLFRLLAAQDTRRAPDVSAGEASARLIGDIESLEDLIVRQPTRPGSLAAALAGVALAALSGWLPALLLAGLLVVFPFAVTALSRRLTAAPARAAAEALGELRARYVDMAQARAEIAAYGLVETVLDELAEPIARLDAARRSLFRAEAGVAAFQLLYGALAAIAVLATASSGPALAALGLLAATAAIEALAAISRTALRQARVEEGLRRLESLLDLAEQPLPAAPSEPPLAAPLRLGTHDFAPGSHIALLGTSGSGKTLALEALAGLRASTAPISVDGAPLAECTEDTLRGQFALSAQDAPLLAGSIADNLRLARPGITEDAMRAALTITCLDERIARLPAGLDTMLGEDGAPLSGGERKRLSLARALLAGRPWLLLDEPTEGLDGATERELVRRLGEWLQSTGTGLVLVSHRPHPLSLAQHSLPIEALTRA from the coding sequence GTGAGCCGCCCCGCCTCCTCGCATCCGGTCGAACTGGCCCGCCCGACAGCCCCTGTCCGCCGCGTCCTGCGTCTGGGCACCCTCTCGGCCGTGGTCGCGGCGCTGAGCGGCTTGCTGCTGCTTGGGGTCTCGGGCTGGTTCCTGACCGGCGCGGCCATCGCGGGCGCCTCCGGCCTCCTGGCCGTGCAGGCGTTCAACTACCTGATCCCCAGCGCCGCGATCCGCCTCCTGGCCATTCTGCGCACGGTCAGCCGCTACGGCGAGCGCATGCTCTCGCACAAGGCCGCCTTGACCGCGATGGCGGACCTGCGCAGCCGCCTCTTCCGCCTGCTCGCCGCGCAGGACACCCGCCGTGCCCCCGATGTCTCGGCAGGCGAGGCGAGCGCGCGGCTGATCGGCGACATCGAATCGCTTGAAGACCTCATCGTGCGCCAGCCCACGCGCCCGGGCAGCCTGGCCGCCGCGCTGGCGGGCGTGGCCCTCGCCGCCCTTTCGGGCTGGCTACCCGCGCTGCTGCTGGCAGGGCTGCTCGTTGTCTTTCCCTTCGCCGTGACCGCGCTGTCGCGCCGCCTCACCGCCGCGCCTGCCCGCGCGGCCGCCGAAGCGCTGGGAGAGCTGCGCGCCCGCTATGTCGACATGGCGCAGGCCCGCGCCGAGATCGCAGCCTATGGCCTTGTCGAGACAGTTCTCGACGAGCTGGCCGAGCCCATCGCGCGCCTCGATGCCGCGCGCCGCTCGCTGTTCCGGGCGGAAGCCGGTGTTGCGGCCTTCCAGCTCCTCTACGGCGCGCTGGCAGCCATCGCCGTCCTTGCCACAGCCTCGAGCGGCCCCGCGCTTGCCGCGCTTGGCCTGCTCGCCGCCACCGCGGCCATCGAGGCGCTCGCCGCGATCTCGCGCACTGCGCTGCGCCAGGCCCGCGTCGAGGAAGGCCTGCGCCGCCTGGAAAGCCTCCTGGACCTTGCCGAGCAACCTTTGCCGGCAGCGCCAAGCGAGCCCCCCCTCGCCGCGCCCTTGCGGCTGGGAACCCACGACTTTGCCCCGGGCAGCCACATCGCCCTGCTGGGAACATCCGGCTCGGGCAAGACCCTTGCGCTTGAGGCGCTCGCCGGGCTTCGCGCAAGTACCGCGCCGATCTCGGTCGACGGTGCCCCGCTGGCCGAATGCACCGAGGATACCTTGCGCGGCCAGTTTGCGCTGAGCGCGCAGGACGCGCCCTTGCTCGCCGGATCGATCGCCGACAACCTGCGCCTCGCCCGCCCCGGAATCACCGAGGATGCGATGCGCGCCGCGCTCACCATTACCTGCCTCGACGAAAGGATCGCGCGCCTGCCCGCAGGCCTCGACACCATGCTGGGCGAGGACGGCGCACCGCTTTCGGGCGGGGAACGCAAGCGCCTCTCGCTGGCCCGCGCGCTGCTGGCCGGGCGTCCCTGGCTGCTGCTCGACGAACCCACCGAAGGGCTCGACGGTGCGACCGAACGCGAACTGGTACGCCGCCTTGGCGAATGGCTGCAAAGCACGGGCACGGGCCTGGTGCTGGTTTCCCACCGTCCGCATCCGCTTTCGCTGGCGCAGCACAGCCTGCCCATCGAAGCCCTGACCCGCGCCTGA